One genomic segment of Hordeum vulgare subsp. vulgare chromosome 2H, MorexV3_pseudomolecules_assembly, whole genome shotgun sequence includes these proteins:
- the LOC123426518 gene encoding SWI/SNF complex component SNF12 homolog, whose product MATGGNPNPTPGQPRPQQPPPGSSPATPHTHMRPPTLGGSPFQGLFHTPPSHNPAFQIHMGASSSPQTPLMAAAAAAAASAAASAKRPPQKPPSRPPAPTSNAAAASMAAAYKAANSGSVDLTPAARRNKKRKLPEKQLPDRVAALLPESALYTQLLEFEARVDAALARKKVDIQEALKTPPSLQRTLRIYVFNTFANQAPRTIPPPKNGDPPTWSLKIIGRVLEDGAELDPASVVPKHNPVYPKFSSFFKRVTIALDSSLYPENPLIVWENARSAAPQEGFEVKRKGDKEFLANIRLEMNYNPEKFKLSQPLMEVLGVEVDTRARVIAALWQYIKAKKLQNPSDPSYFMCDPQLKKVFGEDKMRFAMLSQKISQHLAPPPPINLEHKIKLSGNGANSSACYDVLVDVPFPLQKEMTAFLANTEKHKDIEACDEVISASIKKIHEHRRRRAFFLGFSQSPVEFINALIASQSKDLKLVAGEASRNIERERRADFYNQPWVEDAVIRYLNRKPPGGSDGPGAGGS is encoded by the exons ATGGCCACCGGCGGCAACCCCAACCCCACCCCCGGTCAGCCACGcccgcagcagccgccgccgggAAGCTCTCCAGCGACCCCGCACACCCACATGCGCCCCCCCACTCTCGGCGGTTCCCCCTTCCAGGGTCTTTTCCACACCCCGCCTAGCCACAATCCTGCTTTTCAGATTCACATGGGCGCATCCTCCTCCCCCCAGACCCCACTAATGGCCGCGGCTGCCGCGGCCGCGGCCTCTGCCGCCGCATCGGCTAAGCGCCCTCCTCAGAAGCCCCCTTCGCGTCCGCCGGCACCCACATCCAACGCCGCCGCAGCGTCCATGGCCGCCGCTTATAAGGCTGCTAACTCCGGCAGCGTCGACCTCACCCCTGCTGCTCGCCGCAACAAGAAGCGCAAACTCCCGGAGAAGCAGCTCCCGGACCGCGTCGCCGCGCTGTTACCGGAGTCCGCGCTCTACACGCAGCTCCTCGAGTTCGAGGCCCGCGTAGACGCAGCGCTCGCGCGCAAGAAGGTGGACATTCAGGAGGCGCTCAAGACACCACCGTCCCTCCAGCGCACGCTCCGCATCTACGTCTTCAACACCTTCGCCAACCAGGCGCCCCGCACCATCCCGCCGCCCAAGAATGGCGATCCGCCCACCTGGTCGCTCAAGATCATTGGCCGTGTGCTTGAAGACGGTGCGGAGCTGGACCCAGCCAGTGTCGTACCGAAGCACAACCCAGTGTATCCGAAATTCTCCTCGTTCTTTAAGAGGGTGACTATTGCTCTTGACTCCTCACTCTATCCAGAGAACCCACTGATCGTTTGGGAGAATGCACGGTCTGCTGCGCCTCAGGAAGGGTTTGAGGTGAAGAGGAAAGGGGATAAGGAGTTTCTTGCCAATATCCGTCTGGAGATGAATTATAATCCGGAGAAGTTCAAGCTGTCACAGCCACTGATGGAGGTGCTTGGGGTTGAGGTGGACACTCGCGCAAGGGTGATCGCAGCCCTTTGGCAGTACATCAAGGCAAAGAAGCTACAGAATCCAAGTGACCCTTCGTACTTTATGTGTGACCCCCAACTGAAGAAGGTATTTGGGGAGGATAAAATGAGGTTTGCTATGCTGTCGCAGAAGATATCGCAACATCTTGCTCCTCCACCGCCCATCAACTTGGAACATAAGATCAAGCTATCAGGGAATGGAGCAAACTCAAGTGCCTGTTATGATGTATTGGTAGATGTTCCTTTCCCACTGCAGAAGGAGATGACAGCATTTCTTGCCAATACTGAGAAGCACAAGGACATTGAGGCATGTGATGAGGTGATATCTGCTTCAATCAAGAAGATCCACGAGCATCGTAGGAGGAGGGCGTTCTTCCTTGGGTTCAGCCAGTCCCCAGTGGAGTTCATTAATGCGTTGATAGCATCCCAGAGTAAAGATTTGAAGCTTGTTGCTGGTGAAGCGAGTAGGAATATTGAAAGGGAAAGACGTGCGGACTTCTATAACCAGCCATG GGTTGAGGATGCTGTTATAAGATATTTGAATCGTAAACCGCCTGGTGGCAGTGATGGCCCAGGTGCTGGTGGTTCTTGA